The following proteins are co-located in the Schistocerca nitens isolate TAMUIC-IGC-003100 chromosome 2, iqSchNite1.1, whole genome shotgun sequence genome:
- the LOC126235213 gene encoding matrix metalloproteinase-19-like: MKIFLLVLFSQKVVGDDRNTVIKYLNYFGYLDIPDKETTQVRGDDFREALTLFQLTHNLEISGEINDDLLNLMKMPRCGVKDRFRNYSAALYKWNKKYIKWHYKGATKKVLQLTDAALNLWQKYIDIKFAHDSNNPDILITNKRRKHKYEIHNHIQCPKQLYGKGNVLVHAFFPNMNNNPVEIHMDDEEFGYLEIDTNTQKRQINLFEILPPTPKISVSLPTSSTLNEPVESLCRSKNIDHLLFAYGKLYIFYKKWMWIVDNDIVPNSQLITNCGEIVIIVDKIIYMIHLHTLQQISGFPKTILITGL, from the exons ATGAAGATATTTTTACTAGTGTTATTTTCACAAAAAGTAGTTGGAGATGATAGGAATACAGTAATAAAGTATTTAAATTATTTTGGTTATTTGGATATACCTGATAAAGAAACTACTCAAGTGAGAGGAGATGATTTTAGAGAAGCATTAACGTTGTTTCAGCTAACACACAATCTCGAAATAAGTGGTGAGATAAATGACGATTTATTGAATTTGATGAAAATGCcaagatgtggtgtaaaagatcgGTTTCGTAACTATAGTGCTGCTTtatataaatggaataagaaatatattaaatggcattataaaggtgctactaaaaagGTATTACAATTAACAGATGCAGCATTAAATTTGTGGCAAAAATATATTGATATTAAATTTGCTCATGACAGCAATAATCCAgacattttaattacaaataaaagaagaaaacataaatatgAAATTCATAACCATATACAATGTCCAAAACAACTATATGGGAAAGGTAACGTATTAGTGCATGCTTTCTTCCCAAATATGAATAATAATCCAGTAGAAATACACATGGATGATGAAGAATTTGGGTATTTAGAAATTGATACAAATACGCAAAAACGCCAAATAAATCTGTTTGAAATATTA CCTCCTACACCAAAAATAAGTGTAAGCTTACCTACATCATCTACACTAAATGAACCAGTTGAATCATTATGTCGAAGTAAAAATATAGATCACTTATTATTTGCATatggaaaattatatattttttataaaaagtgGATGTGGATAGTTGATAATGATATAGTACCAAATTCACAACTAATAACAaattg TGGTGAAATTGTAATAATTGTTGACAAAATTATCTATATGATTCATTTGCACACATTACAACAAATTTCAGGATTTCCAAAAACAATATTGATTACTGGATtatga